One window of the Ictidomys tridecemlineatus isolate mIctTri1 unplaced genomic scaffold, mIctTri1.hap1 Scaffold_1877, whole genome shotgun sequence genome contains the following:
- the LOC101967845 gene encoding olfactory receptor 2L13-like: protein MEKWNQTSNDFTLLGLFPQNQTGLLLLLLIISVFVLACLGNSGMTALIFLDPRLHTPMYFLLSQLSLMDLMYISSTVPKMAINFLSGQKSISFLGCGVQSFFFLTMAGSEGLILASMAYDRFVAICHPLHYPIRMSKRLCGKMILGSWTLGSINSMAHTVYALHLPYCTSRAINHFFCDVPAMLPLACVDTWVYEYMVFVSTSLFLLVPFLGINASYGRVLFAVFHMRSKEGRKKAFTTCSAHLTVVTFYYTPFVYTYLRPRSLRSPAEDKILAVFYTILTPMLNPIIYSLRNKEVLGAMRRVYGMFSPRKK from the coding sequence ATGGAGAAATGGAACCAAACATCAAATGATTTTACTTTGCTGGGGTTGTTTCCTCAAAACCAAACTGGCCTACTTCTCTTGCTCCTGATCATCTCTGTATTTGTTCTCGCCTGTTTGGGGAACTCAGGAATGACTGCCCTCATCTTCTTGGACCCACggctccacacccccatgtactttctCCTTAgccagctctccctcatggacctgatGTACATCTCCTCCACGGTCCCCAAGATGGCCATCAACTTCCTCTCTGGCCAGAAGAGCATCtccttcctgggctgtggtgtGCAAAGCTTCTTCTTCCTGACCATGGCCGGCTCAGAAGGTTTAATACTAGCCTCCATGGCCTATGACCGATTTGTGGCCATCTGCCACCCACTCCACTACCCTATCCGTATGAGTAAAAGGTTGTGTGGGAAAATGATCCTGGGGTCCTGGACACTGGGCTCCATCAACTCCATGGCACACACTGTCTATGCCCTTCATCTTCCTTACTGCACGTCCAGGGCCAtcaatcatttcttctgtgaTGTTCCTGCTATGTTGCCACTGGCCTGTGTGGACACCTGGGTCTATGAGTACATGGTGTTTGTGAGCACAAGCCTATTTCTCCTTGTTCCTTTCCTTGGCATCAATGCCTCCTATGGACGGGTCCTTTTTGCTGTCTTCCACATGCGCtcaaaagagggaagaaaaaaggccTTCACCACATGCTCAGCACATTTAACTGTAGTGACATTTTACTACACACCTTTTGTCTACACTTACCTACGTCCCAGGAGTCTCCGCTCCCCAGCAGAGGATAAGATCCTTGCAGTCTTCTATACCATCCTCACCCCCATGCTCAATCCCATCATCTACAGCCTAAGAAACAAAGAGGTCCTGGGGGCCATGAGAAGAGTGTATGGGATGTTCTCCCCCAGGAAGAAGTGA